Proteins from one Hyperolius riggenbachi isolate aHypRig1 chromosome 4, aHypRig1.pri, whole genome shotgun sequence genomic window:
- the SOCS5 gene encoding suppressor of cytokine signaling 5 codes for MDKVGKMWNTIKYRCQNLFSHEDDGNQNDMVDLNANRCSSGGDKPEGSAGPASVQSASPFHRTLSSELPLSPCSSSSRRNPNCVSEMPQLVEISIEKDNDLGLSTGARLARRDSYTRHAPWGGKKKHSCSTKTQNSIEADKKISRQRSGLQRRERRHMVGSVHDMEMVSSRAIGSRSLRQRLNETVGLCFPIRAYNRQSKPLFTTKRKIHLSELMLEKCPFPAGSDLAQKWHLIKQHTAPVSPQSNMLDTIEQSLSAEDEEDRLRERRRLSIEEGVDPPPNAQIHTFEATAQVNPVYKLGPKLAPGMADLPGDNGAAAQGGCESEEDGTTLCLQSRRQKQRQFSGDSHMQTSRQGAWKVHTQIDYIHCLVPDLVEITSNPCYWGVMDRYEAEALLEGRPEGTFLLRDSAQEDYLFSVSFRRYNRSLHARIEQWNHNFSFDAHDPCVFHSSTVTGLLEHYKDPSSCMFFEPLLTVPLNRTFPFSLQYICRSVICKSTTYDGIDFLPLPSMLQDFLKEYHYKQKVRVRWLEREPIKSK; via the coding sequence ATGGATAAAGTTGGCAAAATGTGGAACACAATTAAATACCGATGCCAGAACCTCTTTAGCCACGAAGATGACGGGAACCAGAACGACATGGTGGACCTTAACGCAAACCGGTGTTCTAGCGGCGGGGATAAGCCAGAGGGATCCGCTGGTCCGGCCTCTGTCCAGTCAGCCAGTCCCTTTCACCGAACCCTTTCCTCTGAACTCCCTCTGAGTCCTTGCAGTAGCTCCAGCAGGAGGAACCCGAACTGTGTGTCTGAAATGCCACAGCTAGTGGAAATCAGTATTGAAAAGGACAATGACCTCGGTCTGAGCACAGGAGCCCGCTTGGCTCGCAGAGACTCCTATACTCGCCACGCTCCTTGGGGGGGCAAAAAGAAGCACTCTTGCTCCACCAAAACTCAGAACTCTATTGAGGCTGATAAAAAAATAAGTAGACAAAGGAGCGGGCTTCAGAGAAGAGAGAGACGCCACATGGTGGGGTCGGTTCACGATATGGAGATGGTTTCAAGCAGGGCTATAGGGAGTCGGAGCTTACGACAGAGGCTGAATGAGACTGTAGGGTTGTGTTTTCCCATTAGAGCATACAACAGGCAGTCCAAGCCACTCTTCACTACTAAGAGAAAGATTCATCTCTCGGAGCTAATGCTTGAAAAATGTCCCTTTCCTGCCGGGTCGGATCTGGCCCAGAAGTGGCACCTTATTAAACAGCATACCGCGCCCGTTAGCCCTCAGTCAAACATGCTGGACACTATCGAGCAGTCTCTTTCTGCCGAGGATGAAGAGGACAGACTGCGGGAAAGGCGTAGGCTCAGCATCGAGGAAGGCGTCGACCCGCCACCAAATGCCCAGATCCACACCTTCGAAGCTACGGCACAAGTCAACCCTGTATATAAGCTTGGACCAAAACTTGCTCCCGGTATGGCCGACCTGCCTGGGGACAACGGTGCAGCCGCACAAGGCGGGTGCGAGTCTGAAGAAGACGGCACGACGCTCTGCCTGCAGTCCCGCCGACAGAAGCAGCGCCAGTTCTCGGGAGACAGTCATATGCAAACCAGTAGGCAGGGAGCCTGGAAAGTTCACACCCAGATCGATTATATCCACTGCCTGGTGCCGGATCTGGTGGAGATTACAAGCAACCCATGTTACTGGGGAGTGATGGATCGCTACGAGGCAGAGGCCTTACTGGAAGGCCGGCCAGAGGGCACCTTTTTGCTCAGGGATTCCGCACAAGAGGACTACCTATTCTCAGTGAGCTTCCGTCGCTACAACCGATCTCTGCACGCTCGCATTGAGCAGTGGAATCACAACTTCAGCTTCGACGCTCATGACCCCTGCGTGTTTCACTCCTCCACGGTTACCGGACTCCTAGAACACTACAAAGACCCCAGCTCTTGCATGTTTTTCGAGCCCTTGCTGACGGTACCTTTAAACCGAACTTTCCCGTTTAGCTTGCAGTACATATGCAGGTCGGTCATTTGCAAGTCTACCACCTACGACGGCATTGATTTTCTTCCATTGCCATCCATGTTACAAGACTTTCTGAAAGAATATCACTATAAGCAAAAGGTCAGAGTGCGGTGGCTAGAGAGGGAGCCCATTaagtcaaaataa